Within Magnetococcales bacterium, the genomic segment GGCAGGCAGTGGGGTTTGATCTGATCTGGGAGGGTTCCGGCGCCGAGACCCTGGGAAGGGACCGGAAGAGTGGCCGGGTTTTGGTGCGTGTCAATCCCGAATTTTACCGCCCTGCCGAGGTTGAACAACTTTGTGGCAACCCTGCGCGCGCCAAAGCCGATATGGGATGGCAGCCCAAGGTGGACCTGAAGGGACTGGTGGAGATGATGGTCCACGCCGATATGGATCGCGCCGCCCGGGGTCGGATCCAGTTTTGATGTTCGCACCACCACAAAGCCTGACATGAAAACAACAGTTCAGCCCCCTCTCAAGAGAGGCTTTGACATGAAAGCCCTTGTTAGAGCTTCGCCCCGAACTCCACCAGGACGCTGTCCAGGATCTGCCAGAGAGCCAGCCCCCTGGACCCCGATGCGTCGTCAGGCGCTGAACAGTTACACATGAAACGGGTATTGGATCAAGCCCGCCTGGAGCTGTTGCGGCGTTTCTGGTCTCTGGTTTGGCCTTACCGCTGGTACCTGCTGCCTGCATTTGTGGGTATGCTTCTGCTGGCTGCCACCGATGGGGCCATTGCCTACTTTGTTCAACCCATTCTGGATCATGTGTTCATCAATCAGGACGCGACCACCCTCTACTCCATGCCGTTCTTGCTCCTGGGCATTTTCGCGTTGCGCGGTGCCGCCTATTTTGTCCAACGCTACTGCATGGAACTGGTCGGCAACCGGGTGGTGCGCCAGCTTCAGGTCGAGTTGTATCGCCACCTGCTCTCCATGGACATGAGCTACCTGCACTCCCAAAGCGCCGGCAGCCTGATCTCGCGGGTCATCAACGACACCAATCTGCTCAAGGGGGCCGCATCGACGACCATCTCCAACCTGCTTGGCGAGGGGTTGTCGGTCCTGTTTCTGGTCGGGGTGTTGTTTTACCGTGACGCCAAATTGGCCTTGATGGCCATGATCGGCATGCCCCTGGCTGGTTATCTGATCATCCATTTTGGCCGTCGCATGCGCCGCTACAGCCGAACCCGCCTGGAATTGATGGAAGGGGTGGTTGCCCATCTGGAGGAGAGCATCTCCGGCTTGCGGATCGTCAAGGCGTTTTGCATGGAGTCTTTTGAGCGGGCCGCCTTCCGCAAGGAGACCAAGGCCGTTCTGAAGAATCAAATGCGTGCCGCCGTGGTCAACTCCCTTTCCAACCCATCCATGGATCTGGTGGCCGGATTTGCCATTGCCGGGGTTGTTTTCTATGGCGGTCAATCGGTGATCGATCACACCACAACGACCGGCAACTTTTTTTCCTTCATCACCGCCCTGCTGATGGCCTACACCCCCATCAAGCGGCTTTCGGGCTTGAACAACTCCCTCCAGGAGAGTTTCGCCGCCATCGACCGTATTTTTCACTTTCTGGACATCAAACCCCAAATCGTCAACCCGCCGCAGGCGATCGCGTTGCCGCCCATTCGTCACGCCCTTCGCTTTGACGGGGTGACTTTTGCCTACGGTCCGGGACAGGAGCCGGTTCTCAAGGAGATCGACCTGGAGATCAAGGCCGGAGAGAAGGTGGCCCTGGTGGGCGCCAGCGGCAGCGGCAAGAGCACCCTGGTCAACCTCGTGCCACGCTTCTTCGACTGCACTTCGGGCCGCATCACCATCGATGGCCGGGATATTCGGGAGGCGACCCTGACTTCGTTGCGCGCCCAGATTTCCATGGTGACCCAGGAGATCATTCTGTTCAACGATACCATTCACCGCAATATTGCCTACGGGGATCGCAATCGCACTCCCGAGGAGGTCCAGGCTGCTGCCATGGCGGCCAATGCCCAGGAGTTTATCCTGGGTTTCCCCGCCGGTTATGCGACGCGCATGGGTGATCGGGGCATCATGTTGTCCGGCGGGCAGCGTCAACGGGTCTCCATTGCCCGTTCCCTGCTCAAAAATGCCCCGATCCTGATCCTGGACGAGGCCACCAGCGCCCTGGACACGGAAAGCGAGCGCGCCGTCCAGGGAGCCCTGGATGTTCTCATGCAGGGCCGCACCACCCTGGTGATTGCACACCGGCTCTCCACCATCCGCAATTGTGACCGGATCGTGGTGTTGGAGGCCGGACGGATCATCGAAATGGGCACCCACGAGGAGCTGTTGGCCAAAAACGGTGAGTATGCCCGTTTTCACCG encodes:
- the msbA gene encoding lipid A export permease/ATP-binding protein MsbA; protein product: MKRVLDQARLELLRRFWSLVWPYRWYLLPAFVGMLLLAATDGAIAYFVQPILDHVFINQDATTLYSMPFLLLGIFALRGAAYFVQRYCMELVGNRVVRQLQVELYRHLLSMDMSYLHSQSAGSLISRVINDTNLLKGAASTTISNLLGEGLSVLFLVGVLFYRDAKLALMAMIGMPLAGYLIIHFGRRMRRYSRTRLELMEGVVAHLEESISGLRIVKAFCMESFERAAFRKETKAVLKNQMRAAVVNSLSNPSMDLVAGFAIAGVVFYGGQSVIDHTTTTGNFFSFITALLMAYTPIKRLSGLNNSLQESFAAIDRIFHFLDIKPQIVNPPQAIALPPIRHALRFDGVTFAYGPGQEPVLKEIDLEIKAGEKVALVGASGSGKSTLVNLVPRFFDCTSGRITIDGRDIREATLTSLRAQISMVTQEIILFNDTIHRNIAYGDRNRTPEEVQAAAMAANAQEFILGFPAGYATRMGDRGIMLSGGQRQRVSIARSLLKNAPILILDEATSALDTESERAVQGALDVLMQGRTTLVIAHRLSTIRNCDRIVVLEAGRIIEMGTHEELLAKNGEYARFHRLQFDYDTP